A genomic window from Salvia hispanica cultivar TCC Black 2014 chromosome 5, UniMelb_Shisp_WGS_1.0, whole genome shotgun sequence includes:
- the LOC125188778 gene encoding tRNA wybutosine-synthesizing protein 2/3/4 isoform X2, which produces MEYEKRKSAALAAMNSEAPDKSPKGTIDAPIIPLLTSINSHPSYFTTSSCSGRISILSQPILSPSAPKKKARGGSWLLLSHEPVHPSSVSALLFPPQPPLPDAIEDQSIVFRFEPLIIAVECVNVEAAQSLVSLAIACGFRESGITSVSKRTIIAIRCSIRMEVPLGSTHKLMVTPEYVEYLVDIANEKMGTNRKRTDHFHDKLRENGFLRREIEADCKLIRNGEEAYPEANKIEVLESFEVSEVEILEGQLGPQSKYDRNAENENVFGIDLSVIEVVGEPVERLFLWGHSSCPLSQKKIIIFGGFGGIGRHARRNDLLIFDIESGFVEVIAAAGAPSPRLGHTSSLVGDSIYVIGGRADPMNILNDVWVFHLPRKEWKLLPCSGSLFPPRHRHSAAVVGSKIYVFGGIHDNSVLSSIYVLDTLTSEWSEIQSHGDLPGPRHSHSMDANGSKLFIFGGYDGDKALGYLYTFDVHRSLWSKLKTIGQSPKARFSHLMFVYQNFIGILGGCPVTEHQELFLLDIQSECWKKIVIKTTEASLFVRSTINVIGDHLIIIGGGASCYAFGTKFSVPMKINLLQLMSGCDNSEPTENEEKGAAFLHSQSISKEKVNGSTNLNSEFEELRVDSEEVPTPCVLQLEKQYAKLAKDVLKKFSWLDLERKVYSQEGGSHICFPVTKEFCKVSGDNQGIADKLGPLADQLSKPTFWQIMLKDISSSAALDLLMSCGATKKVDEVIKVKKTPNSPFKILKEAVATLLENAGLPANLIEQLPSRWERLGDIIVLPVTSFKDEVWNSIGGELWPLVARTLGAQRLARQGRIAQTETRDSKLEILVGDDGWVDHRENGILYSFDATKCMFSWGNLSEKLRMAHLDCRDQVVVDLFAGIGYFVLPFLVRANAKMVYACEWNPHAIEALRRNLCANSVADRCVVLEGDNRVTAPKGVAHRVCLGLIPSSECSWETAVAALRDEGGVLHVHGNVKDTEEGQWTNHSIEMISEISKSQGRLWEVLVEHVERVKWYAPRIRHLVVDVRCRVSQR; this is translated from the exons atggagtatGAGAAGAGGAAGAGCGCGGCCCTTGCGGCCATGAACTCGGAGGCACCAGATAAATCTCCCAAAGGCACCATAGACGCGCCGATCATCCCGCTGTTGACCTCCATCAACTCCCACCCCTCTTACTTCACGACTAGCTCTTGCTCCGGCCGCATCTCCATCCTCTCTCAGCCCATCCTCTCTCCCTCCGCACCCAAGAAGAAGGCTAGGGGCGGCTCCTGGCTACTCTTGTCTCACGAACCAGTTCACCCCTCTTCCGTCTCCGCCTTACTATTTCCTCCTCAGCCGCCTCTCCCCGATGCAATCGAGGACCAGAGCATTGTCTTTAGGTTTGAGCCATTGATAATCGCCGTGGAGTGTGTGAATGTGGAGGCGGCTCAGTCTCTGGTTTCTCTTGCTATTGCTTGTGGTTTCCGAGAGAGTGGCATTACAAGCGTAAGTAAGAGGACGATAATCGCTATCCGATGCTCGATACGGATGGAAGTGCCTCTGGGAAGCACACACAAGCTTATGGTGACCCCTGAGTATGTGGAGTATCTTGTTGATATAGCTAATGAGAAGATGGGGACTAATAGGAAGAGGACTGATCATTTTCATGATAAGCTAAGGGAGAATGGATTTCTGAGAAGGGAGATTGAGGCAGATTGTAAACTTATTAGAAATGGTGAAGAAGCCTATCCTGAGGctaataaaattgaagttttGGAGAGTTTTGAGGTGAGTGAAGTGGAGATCTTGGAGGGACAGTTGGGGCCTCAAAGCAAATATGATCGCAATGCTGAGAATG AGAATGTTTTTGGCATAGATCTCTCTGTTATTGAAGTAGTTGGTGAACCTGTTGAGAGACTCTTCTTGTGGGGTCACTCTTCTTGTCCCTTGAGCCAAAAgaagattattatttttggtggCTTTGGAGGTATTGGAAGACATGCACGTCGAAATGATCTTTTGATATTTGATATCGAATCTGGATTTGTGGAGGTAATTGCTGCTGCTGGAGCCCCTTCCCCTCGGCTTGGTCACACATCTTCCTTAGTAGGAGATTCCATATATGTAATTGGAGGTAGGGCTGACCCCATGAATATCCTGAACGATGTTTGGGTATTTCATTTGCCAAGGAAAGAGTGGAAGCTTTTGCCATGCTCTGGTAGTTTGTTTCCTCCAAG GCACCGGCATTCAGCTGCTGTTGTTGGTTCTAAAATATATGTCTTTGGTGGAATCCATGATAATTCAGTCTTATCATCTATTTACGTCCTCGACACTCTAACCTCTGAGTGGTCAGAGATACAATCCCATGGAGACTTACCTGGTCCCCGTCATTCACACTCAATGGATGCAAATGGGTCTAagctatttatttttggtggaTATGATGGAGACAAAGCTCTTGGGTATCTTTACACTTTTGATGTACATAGAAGTCTATGGAGTAAGCTAAAGACAATTGGGCAGTCACCAAAGGCAAGGTTTTCACACTTGATGTttgtttatcaaaattttattggaattttGGGAGGTTGCCCTGTCACCGAGCACCAAGAATTGTTCTTACTCGACATTCAGTCAGAATGCTGGAAGAAGATAGTCATAAAGACTACTGAAGCAAGCCTATTTGTTCGAAGTACAATCAATGTGATTGGTGATCATCTTATAATAATTGGTGGTGGGGCTTCTTGTTATGCATTTGGGACGAAGTTCAGTGTACCTATGAAGATTAACCTGCTTCAGTTGATGTCCGGTTGTGATAATTCTGAGCCTacagaaaatgaagagaaaggTGCGGCCTTTCTACATTCTCAGTCTATaagtaaagaaaaagttaatgggtCTACTAACCTAAATTCTGAGTTTGAAGAACTGAGGGTAGATAGTGAAGAGGTACCTACCCCTTGCGTTCTTCAGCTTGAAAAGCAGTATGCAAAACTGGCAAAGGatgtactaaaaaaatttagttggTTGGATCTTGAAAGGAAGGTTTACTCCCAGGAGGGAGGCTCACATATCTGTTTTCCTGTTACCAAAGAATTCTGCAAAGTATCAGGAGATAACCAGGGCATAGCTGATAAACTTGGACCGCTAGCTGATCAGCTTTCAAAGCCAACTTTCTGGCAAATTATGTTGAAAGACATCTCCAGTTCAGCTGCTCTGGATCTTCTTATGTCATGTGGTGCAACCAAGAAGGTGGATGAAGTTATCAAAGTCAAGAAAACTCCTAATTCtcctttcaaaattttgaaggaAGCCGTAGCCACTTTGTTAGAAAATGCTGGTCTTCCAGCCAATCTCATAGAACAGTTGCCGTCAAG ATGGGAGCGTCTAGGGGATATTATTGTGCTTCCTGTTACATCATTCAAAGATGAGGTGTGGAATTCAATTGGAGGGGAGCTTTGGCCTCTTGTTGCACGTACTCTGGGGGCTCAACGTCTTGCACGTCAA GGTAGGATTGCGCAAACAGAAACAAGAGATAGTAAGTTGGAGATTCTTGTTGGAGATGATGGCTGGGTTGATCACCGTGAAAATggcatactttattcttttgatGCCACAAAGTGTATGTTCTCTTGGGGCAATCTTTCTGAGAAGCTGCGGATGGCCCATCTCGACTGTAGAGATCAAGTGGTTGTAGATTTGTTTGCTGGCATAGGGTATTTTGTACTTCCGTTCCTTGTGAG GGCAAATGCCAAAATGGTTTATGCTTGTGAGTGGAACCCACATGCTATAGAGGCACTCCGTCGCAACCTCTGCGCTAATTCTGTGGCTGATCGCTGTGTTGTACTGGAAGGCGATAATAGAGTTACAGCTCCTAAA GGAGTTGCTCATCGAGTCTGTCTTGGTCTCATACCGTCAAGTGAATGTAGTTGGGAAACTGCTGTTGCGGCCTTAAG GGATGAGGGTGGGGTGCTACATGTCCATGGTAATGTGAAGGATACGGAGGAGGGTCAATGGACAAACCACTCCATCGAAATGATCTCTGAGATTTCAAAATCACAAG GTCGTTTGTGGGAAGTGTTGGTTGAGCACGTTGAGAGAGTAAAATGGTATGCTCCTCGTATTCGCCATCTTGTGGTAGATGTGAGGTGTAGAGTAAGCCAAAGATAG
- the LOC125189981 gene encoding uncharacterized protein LOC125189981, with protein sequence MKRAFGVLQSRWAIVKGPTRFWFKEIIADVMYACIIMHNMIVEQEVGHVTDWIDDEAGSSSSTTTPPVARGLAMGFSAVLERQSSMRSRQDHAALMNHMIEEVWKRHGH encoded by the coding sequence ATGAAGCGGGCTTTCGGTgtgctccaatcgcggtgGGCAATAGTGAAAGGTCCGACGCGTTTTTGGTTCAAGGAAATCATCGCCGatgtcatgtatgcgtgcatcatcatgcataacatgatagtcgaacaagAAGTTGGACATGTCACCGATTGGATCGATGATGAAGCCGGATCTAGCTCCAGCACGACGACCCCGCCTGTCGCTCGAGGATTAGCGATGGGCTTCAGTGCGGTTCTAGAGAGACAATCCTCAATGCGTAGCCGACAAGACCATGCGGCGCTCATGAACcacatgattgaagaagtttggaagCGCCACGGCCATTGA
- the LOC125187891 gene encoding putative late blight resistance protein homolog R1B-16 — translation MAYAAVISLKHTIHRLLNSSIASATLQSALVEVTSLQQVLRKLDDSIWRSKRLNELDEEIREAAQKLEDSLEYYEKNLEMEEVRLEIVSFSENVKRMKEEFIKKLDTPEEDDSTSDFSSIRDFGVEMVGISDEISGIKKKLVGGVRPCDYGIFWIVGRAGSGRTVTARIILEELCVGKDKCVDCGAWVTIGRKYQWKDIILAILPQLGYPSNEIKTGHPVNPDQSMGLGDDEELLVEHLYTRLKDRRYMIVLDDVCDTNIWEYLRRSFPKQDNGSLLLLTTSLEEIALFSNSFHISRMPDFDEHPMWDFLCLVVFGGPFCPPQLEEAGKNIIKNCQGLRLVIIKVLLFLSSTKKTPEYWNNIAADKDNPIFMVADEISEVCRFKDDFNNSVPDDDRRAATFKIVAKMLNFSNHVEGIKLQMFPKRLHPNMEIFSIFGMAGIGKTTLVKKVFDDPLIQCHFDHHAWITLGPNYQSEEFLVDVLARLCVAVDKKHLREDEKLVKDLCTTLSNKRCLIVLDDLWNKEPLHYLKNLLPDIKGEIFVTTRLFEVAKCGRSDFVYKMPLLDEEESWLLFCRKVFSSDLCPRRLEKIGKKICKHCEGLPLLILTVADLLSRTEISLEFWEEVAEKKNYVFMEAQALMSNVVSPSYNYLPQHLKACFLYMGIFSQYYEIPTSKLVRMWAAEGFLEPNPSQTLKDFAMDCLAELVDKSLVVVCKKGMKVKVKTCRLHSVFWHLSNCEAMRSKFFLTLNVDVHNSVESIEAYRRLCIRSAVLFSLKDLQDSIMSISRIHSLLYTGPHHQYPVPISFTSRFLRVLYALTIRLYEFPVEVVKLTQLTFLALTCNGKLPGSISKLQKLQHLSVSRHLSIKSREHSSHLPAEIWDMKELNHLQIEGGRLQNPSSDTILPKLLTLLDVDAQSCTRKVLKKIRNLKKLGIQIELEPDDDNSKSFRCLNRISRLRRLESLKCVVLNPDLPPDVVPPPAPRSMFPSGLKKLSLSGLGYPWKYMTIIGNLENLEVLKLQCYAFQGLEWETNYRDFMNLKYLVIEDTDLVWWKLTVPSFLKLEHISIKHCYNFEELPLNTVSSMKMIEVDDCNSVVMKWAEEMKAKHAWNVYGMPARKNQVTCSWDTGKKFK, via the exons aTGGCTTATGCTGCAGTCATTTCTCTCAAGCACACAATCCACCGCCTTCTCAATTCTTCAATTGCCTCTGCCACTCTGCAATCTGCACTCGTGGAGGTGACGTCGCTACAGCAGGTTCTCAGAAAACTCGATGACAGCATCTGGAGAAGCAAGAGGTTGAACGAATTGGATGAAGAAATCAGAGAGGCAGCACAAAAATTAGAAGATTCGCTGGAATACTACGAAAAAAATCTGGAGATGGAGGAAGTGAGGCTAGAAATAGTTTCTTTCTCCGAAAATGTGAAGAGGATGAAGGAAGAGTTCATCAAAAAATTAGACACGCCTGAAGAGGATGACAGTACATCAGATTTTTCCTCAATTAGGGATTTCGGAGTAGAGATGGTTGGAATCTCCGATGAGATTAGTGGCATTAAGAAAAAGCTGGTTGGAGGTGTGAGGCCATGCGACTATGGCATTTTCTGGATTGTTGGGAGGGCTGGCAGCGGAAGAACAGTTACTGCGAGGATCATCCTTGAAGAGCTGTGCGTAGGCAAAGATAAATGTGTGGATTGTGGCGCGTGGGTGACAATAGGCCGCAAATATCAATGGAAAGATATCATTTTAGCTATTCTTCCTCAACTAGGTTATCCTTCCAATGAAATTAAG ACTGGACATCCTGTGAATCCAGACCAGTCTATGGGATTAGGAGATGATGAGGAACTACTAGTTGAGCATTTGTACACGAGATTGAAGGATCGGAGATACATGATTGTTTTGGATGATGTGTGCGACACAAATATTTGGGAGTACTTGAGACGGTCATTTCCAAAGCAAGACAATGGAAGCCTACTCTTGCTCACTACCAGTTTAGAGGAAATAGCTCTGTTTTCAAACAGTTTCCATATTTCTCGTATGCCTGACTTTGATGAACATCCTATGTGGGACTTTCTTTGCCTGGTTGTTTTTGGAGGGCCATTTTGCCCACCACAACTTGAGGAAGCTGGAAAGAATATAATCAAGAATTGCCAAGGTCTCCGTCTCGTAATCATTAAGGTACTTCTCTTCCTTTCCAGCACCAAGAAGACACCAGAGTACTGGAACAACATAGCAGCTGACAAAGACAATCCTATTTTCATGGTTGCTGATGAAATATCTGAG GTTTGTAGATTCAAAGACGATTTTAACAATTCAGTGCCAGATGATGATCGAAGAGCTGcaacttttaaaatagtagcaaAAATGCTCAACTTCTCAAATCATGTGGAAGGGATTAAGTTGCAAATGTTCCCAAAAAGGTTACATCCAAACATGGAGATTTTTTCGATCTTTGGGATGGCAGGGATTGGTAAAACTACTCTGGTTAAGAAAGTTTTTGATGACCCACTAATTCAGTGCCATTTTGATCACCATGCATGGATCACTCTTGGCCCAAATTATCAGTCGGAAGAATTCTTGGTAGATGTTTTGGCGAGACTATGCGTTGCTGTTGACAAAAAGCATTTAAGAGAAGATGAGAAACTGGTTAAGGATTTGTGCACAACATTATCCAATAAGAGATGCCTCATTGTGTTGGATGATTTATGGAACAAAGAACCCTTGCATTACCTGAAAAATCTATTGCCCGACATCAAGGGTGAAATCTTCGTAACAACAAGGCTATTTGAAGTAGCAAAATGTGGAAGATCTGATTTTGTTTACAAGATGCCCTTGctagatgaagaagaaagctGGCTTCTTTTTTGTCGGAAGGTGTTCTCCAGTGACTTATGCCCTCGTAGATTAGAAAAAATCGGAAAAAAGATCTGTAAGCACTGTGAAGGTCTTCCTCTTTTAATCCTCACAGTTGCCGACCTTCTATCCAGAACTGAGATCAGCCTAGAGTTTTGGGAAGAGGTAGCAGAGAAAAAGAACTATGTATTCATGGAGGCTCAAGCTCTAATGTCAAATGTAGTATCTCCGAGCTACAATTACTTGCCTCAACATTTAAAAGCCTGCTTTCTGTATATGGGAATTTTCTCTCAATATTATGAGATCCCAACTTCCAAACTTGTCAGAATGTGGGCTGCTGAGGGTTTCCTCGAACCAAATCCATCCCAAACTTTGAAAGATTTTGCCATGGATTGTTTGGCAGAGCTTGTTGACAAAAGTCTAGTCGTGGTTTGCAAGAAGGGCATGAAGGTCAAAGTCAAGACTTGCCGCCTTCATTCTGTCTTCTGGCACCTATCTAACTGTGAAGCCATGAGGAGCAAGTTTTTTCTTACACTGAATGTTGATGTCCATAATTCAGTCGAAAGTATAGAAGCATATCGCAGGTTGTGCATTCGCAGTGCAGTCCTATTCAGCCTCAAAGATTTGCAAGATTCAATCATGTCAATCTCGCGTATACATTCTTTGCTCTATACTGGTCCTCACCATCAATATCCAGTACCTATATCTTTCACTTCAAGGTTCCTAAGAGTACTCTATGCTCTTACGATCCGCTTGTACGAGTTTCCAGTTGAAGTAGTGAAACTAACTCAACTAACCTTTCTTGCACTCACTTGCAACGGGAAATTGCCAGGTTCCATATCCAAACTTCAGAAACTTCAGCATTTGAGTGTCAGCCGGCATCTGAGCATCAAATCACGAGAACATTCTTCACATTTGCCAGCAGAAATTTGGGATATGAAGGAATTAAACCATCTTCAGATCGAGGGAGGGCGCTTACAGAATCCTAGTTCCGACACTATTTTACCTAAACTCTTGACACTCTTAGATGTGGATGCTCAAAGTTGCACCAGGAAGGTCCTCAAGAAAATCCGAAATCTGAAGAAGTTAGGAATTCAAATCGAACTGGAACCAGATGATGACAACAGTAAAAGCTTCCGTTGTTTGAATCGTATCTCTCGTCTCCGTAGACTAGAGTCACTTAAATGTGTCGTGTTGAATCCTGACCTTCCCCCTGATGTTGTCCCCCCGCCCGCTCCTCGTTCGATGTTTCCATCGGGTCTTAAAAAACTGAGTCTGAGTGGGCTTGGATATCCATGGAAGTACATGACTATAATAGGTAATTTGGAGAATCTTGAAGTGCTCAAATTGCAATGCTACGCCTTTCAAGGGCTAGAATGGGAAACGAATTACCGCGACTTTATGAATCTGAAATATCTTGTGATTGAAGATACAGATCTGGTCTGGTGGAAACTCACAGTACCCAGCTTCCTAAAGCTTGAGCATATAAGCATTAAACACTGCTATAATTTTGAAGAGCTTCCTCTCAATACCGTATCCTCTATGAAAATGATTGAAGTGGATGACTGCAACTCTGTGGTTATGAAATGGGCAGAGGAAATGAAAGCGAAGCATGCATGGAATGTTTATGGCATGCCAGCTCGTAAAAATCAAGTCACTTGTTCATGGGATACTGGGAAGAAATTCAAGTAA
- the LOC125188778 gene encoding tRNA wybutosine-synthesizing protein 2/3/4 isoform X1, whose translation MEYEKRKSAALAAMNSEAPDKSPKGTIDAPIIPLLTSINSHPSYFTTSSCSGRISILSQPILSPSAPKKKARGGSWLLLSHEPVHPSSVSALLFPPQPPLPDAIEDQSIVFRFEPLIIAVECVNVEAAQSLVSLAIACGFRESGITSVSKRTIIAIRCSIRMEVPLGSTHKLMVTPEYVEYLVDIANEKMGTNRKRTDHFHDKLRENGFLRREIEADCKLIRNGEEAYPEANKIEVLESFEVSEVEILEGQLGPQSKYDRNAENGSENVFGIDLSVIEVVGEPVERLFLWGHSSCPLSQKKIIIFGGFGGIGRHARRNDLLIFDIESGFVEVIAAAGAPSPRLGHTSSLVGDSIYVIGGRADPMNILNDVWVFHLPRKEWKLLPCSGSLFPPRHRHSAAVVGSKIYVFGGIHDNSVLSSIYVLDTLTSEWSEIQSHGDLPGPRHSHSMDANGSKLFIFGGYDGDKALGYLYTFDVHRSLWSKLKTIGQSPKARFSHLMFVYQNFIGILGGCPVTEHQELFLLDIQSECWKKIVIKTTEASLFVRSTINVIGDHLIIIGGGASCYAFGTKFSVPMKINLLQLMSGCDNSEPTENEEKGAAFLHSQSISKEKVNGSTNLNSEFEELRVDSEEVPTPCVLQLEKQYAKLAKDVLKKFSWLDLERKVYSQEGGSHICFPVTKEFCKVSGDNQGIADKLGPLADQLSKPTFWQIMLKDISSSAALDLLMSCGATKKVDEVIKVKKTPNSPFKILKEAVATLLENAGLPANLIEQLPSRWERLGDIIVLPVTSFKDEVWNSIGGELWPLVARTLGAQRLARQGRIAQTETRDSKLEILVGDDGWVDHRENGILYSFDATKCMFSWGNLSEKLRMAHLDCRDQVVVDLFAGIGYFVLPFLVRANAKMVYACEWNPHAIEALRRNLCANSVADRCVVLEGDNRVTAPKGVAHRVCLGLIPSSECSWETAVAALRDEGGVLHVHGNVKDTEEGQWTNHSIEMISEISKSQGRLWEVLVEHVERVKWYAPRIRHLVVDVRCRVSQR comes from the exons atggagtatGAGAAGAGGAAGAGCGCGGCCCTTGCGGCCATGAACTCGGAGGCACCAGATAAATCTCCCAAAGGCACCATAGACGCGCCGATCATCCCGCTGTTGACCTCCATCAACTCCCACCCCTCTTACTTCACGACTAGCTCTTGCTCCGGCCGCATCTCCATCCTCTCTCAGCCCATCCTCTCTCCCTCCGCACCCAAGAAGAAGGCTAGGGGCGGCTCCTGGCTACTCTTGTCTCACGAACCAGTTCACCCCTCTTCCGTCTCCGCCTTACTATTTCCTCCTCAGCCGCCTCTCCCCGATGCAATCGAGGACCAGAGCATTGTCTTTAGGTTTGAGCCATTGATAATCGCCGTGGAGTGTGTGAATGTGGAGGCGGCTCAGTCTCTGGTTTCTCTTGCTATTGCTTGTGGTTTCCGAGAGAGTGGCATTACAAGCGTAAGTAAGAGGACGATAATCGCTATCCGATGCTCGATACGGATGGAAGTGCCTCTGGGAAGCACACACAAGCTTATGGTGACCCCTGAGTATGTGGAGTATCTTGTTGATATAGCTAATGAGAAGATGGGGACTAATAGGAAGAGGACTGATCATTTTCATGATAAGCTAAGGGAGAATGGATTTCTGAGAAGGGAGATTGAGGCAGATTGTAAACTTATTAGAAATGGTGAAGAAGCCTATCCTGAGGctaataaaattgaagttttGGAGAGTTTTGAGGTGAGTGAAGTGGAGATCTTGGAGGGACAGTTGGGGCCTCAAAGCAAATATGATCGCAATGCTGAGAATG GATCAGAGAATGTTTTTGGCATAGATCTCTCTGTTATTGAAGTAGTTGGTGAACCTGTTGAGAGACTCTTCTTGTGGGGTCACTCTTCTTGTCCCTTGAGCCAAAAgaagattattatttttggtggCTTTGGAGGTATTGGAAGACATGCACGTCGAAATGATCTTTTGATATTTGATATCGAATCTGGATTTGTGGAGGTAATTGCTGCTGCTGGAGCCCCTTCCCCTCGGCTTGGTCACACATCTTCCTTAGTAGGAGATTCCATATATGTAATTGGAGGTAGGGCTGACCCCATGAATATCCTGAACGATGTTTGGGTATTTCATTTGCCAAGGAAAGAGTGGAAGCTTTTGCCATGCTCTGGTAGTTTGTTTCCTCCAAG GCACCGGCATTCAGCTGCTGTTGTTGGTTCTAAAATATATGTCTTTGGTGGAATCCATGATAATTCAGTCTTATCATCTATTTACGTCCTCGACACTCTAACCTCTGAGTGGTCAGAGATACAATCCCATGGAGACTTACCTGGTCCCCGTCATTCACACTCAATGGATGCAAATGGGTCTAagctatttatttttggtggaTATGATGGAGACAAAGCTCTTGGGTATCTTTACACTTTTGATGTACATAGAAGTCTATGGAGTAAGCTAAAGACAATTGGGCAGTCACCAAAGGCAAGGTTTTCACACTTGATGTttgtttatcaaaattttattggaattttGGGAGGTTGCCCTGTCACCGAGCACCAAGAATTGTTCTTACTCGACATTCAGTCAGAATGCTGGAAGAAGATAGTCATAAAGACTACTGAAGCAAGCCTATTTGTTCGAAGTACAATCAATGTGATTGGTGATCATCTTATAATAATTGGTGGTGGGGCTTCTTGTTATGCATTTGGGACGAAGTTCAGTGTACCTATGAAGATTAACCTGCTTCAGTTGATGTCCGGTTGTGATAATTCTGAGCCTacagaaaatgaagagaaaggTGCGGCCTTTCTACATTCTCAGTCTATaagtaaagaaaaagttaatgggtCTACTAACCTAAATTCTGAGTTTGAAGAACTGAGGGTAGATAGTGAAGAGGTACCTACCCCTTGCGTTCTTCAGCTTGAAAAGCAGTATGCAAAACTGGCAAAGGatgtactaaaaaaatttagttggTTGGATCTTGAAAGGAAGGTTTACTCCCAGGAGGGAGGCTCACATATCTGTTTTCCTGTTACCAAAGAATTCTGCAAAGTATCAGGAGATAACCAGGGCATAGCTGATAAACTTGGACCGCTAGCTGATCAGCTTTCAAAGCCAACTTTCTGGCAAATTATGTTGAAAGACATCTCCAGTTCAGCTGCTCTGGATCTTCTTATGTCATGTGGTGCAACCAAGAAGGTGGATGAAGTTATCAAAGTCAAGAAAACTCCTAATTCtcctttcaaaattttgaaggaAGCCGTAGCCACTTTGTTAGAAAATGCTGGTCTTCCAGCCAATCTCATAGAACAGTTGCCGTCAAG ATGGGAGCGTCTAGGGGATATTATTGTGCTTCCTGTTACATCATTCAAAGATGAGGTGTGGAATTCAATTGGAGGGGAGCTTTGGCCTCTTGTTGCACGTACTCTGGGGGCTCAACGTCTTGCACGTCAA GGTAGGATTGCGCAAACAGAAACAAGAGATAGTAAGTTGGAGATTCTTGTTGGAGATGATGGCTGGGTTGATCACCGTGAAAATggcatactttattcttttgatGCCACAAAGTGTATGTTCTCTTGGGGCAATCTTTCTGAGAAGCTGCGGATGGCCCATCTCGACTGTAGAGATCAAGTGGTTGTAGATTTGTTTGCTGGCATAGGGTATTTTGTACTTCCGTTCCTTGTGAG GGCAAATGCCAAAATGGTTTATGCTTGTGAGTGGAACCCACATGCTATAGAGGCACTCCGTCGCAACCTCTGCGCTAATTCTGTGGCTGATCGCTGTGTTGTACTGGAAGGCGATAATAGAGTTACAGCTCCTAAA GGAGTTGCTCATCGAGTCTGTCTTGGTCTCATACCGTCAAGTGAATGTAGTTGGGAAACTGCTGTTGCGGCCTTAAG GGATGAGGGTGGGGTGCTACATGTCCATGGTAATGTGAAGGATACGGAGGAGGGTCAATGGACAAACCACTCCATCGAAATGATCTCTGAGATTTCAAAATCACAAG GTCGTTTGTGGGAAGTGTTGGTTGAGCACGTTGAGAGAGTAAAATGGTATGCTCCTCGTATTCGCCATCTTGTGGTAGATGTGAGGTGTAGAGTAAGCCAAAGATAG